In Phenylobacterium hankyongense, the sequence GACTTCGAGGCGACGATCCAGGGCAAACTCTACGACCTGCCCGCCGGCGAGCTGCGCTTCGCCCTGGGAGCGGACTACCGGAGCACCAACTTCGACTATCGGCCCGACCAGGGGCTGATCGCCAACGACACGCCCTCCTACCCCACCGCCGTGCCGACCTCCGGGTCGCAGACGGCCAGGGAAGTGTTCGGCGAATTGCTGATCCCGGTGCTGAAGGACTTGCCGTTGGTCGAGGACCTCTCGCTGGATCTCGGCTACCGCCGGTCCGACTACAACCTGTTCGGCGCCTCCAACACCTACAAGGCCGATGTAAGCTGGAAGCCGATCTCCACCTTGCGGTTGCGCGGCGGCTATTCGACGGCGCTGCGCGCGCCCAGCGTTGGCGAACTCTTCGCGCCGACGGTCAACGGGCAGCTCACCATCGGCACTCTGCCGGATGCTGGCGACCCCTGCTCGGCAGCGAGCAAGTTCCGCGCCGCCGCCAACGCCAACGCCGCAAAGGTGCTGGCGCTCTGCCAGGCCCAGGGCATCCCCTCCGCTCTGCTGCCGACCTTCACTCAGAGCGCGGACTCGGTGTTCGGAACCTCGGGCGGCAACCCCAAGCTGACACCGGAAAAGGCCAAGACCTATTCGGTGGGAGCGGTCTGGAGTCCGACATTCGATCAACCGCTGCTGCAGAACCTGCAGGTGTCCGTCGACTACTACAACATCAAGATCGACAATGCGGTGGGAACGCTGGCCCTGACCAGCATCCTGCCGCGCTGTTTCAACGTCGACGGCGTCAGCAACTCGACCTACTCGAACAGCAACATCTACTGCCAGCAGATCACGCGAGACACGAGGACCGGCGACATCGTGCTGGGCCGCGAGGGCTTCTTGAATCTGGCGACCTACTCGACCGATGGCGTGGACACCCAAGTCGACTGGAGTTTCGGCCTCGACGCCCTCGGCCTCTCGGAGACCTACGGGCGCATCCGGGTTAGCTCGGTGATCACCTATACCAACTCGTACAAGGTCGCGTCTCTGCCGGGCGCGCCCGTCCTCGACTACGCGGGCAGCATCGGCAACGCCTCCGTCAGTCCGGAAATCGCCCACCCGAAGTGGAAGGCGAACACCACCATCGGCTACTCGGTTGGCCCGGTCTCGGCCGCCCTGCACTGGCGGTTCATCGACAAGATGAAGCACCAGGATCTGGTGGCGAGCCCGGCCGCCACGACCGCCGGCGTGCCGTCCTACAACTACTTCGACGCTGACGTTCACTGGAGCGTCCGCGATAATCTGATCCTGTCAGCGGGCGTCACCAACATCGGCGACAAAGCGCCGCCGTTTGTCAGCGGACAGCCGCTGACGACCGACACCGCCACCTACGACATCATCGGCCGCACCTACTACGTCAACCTCAAGGCCCACTTCTGAGGAGAGCCCCAAGTTCGCTGCAGCTAGGGGGCCAACGCCGCGCCCGGGAGCAAGACACACTCCCTGGCGCGGCGGCCACGGCGAGCCTAGTCGCGCCGCGCCTGCGGCGGCGCGACGGCGACACCGTTCTGGGCGTGACGGGCGAGGGCGTCCTCAACGAAACCGTTCGCCTTCACGGCCTCCACGAAATCCCAAAGATATCGCGCGGCCAGGGGACGGTCACCCGGGAGGGCCATGCCCTGTTCGATGCGGCTGAAGCTGTCCGGGAGAACGCGCAAGCCCGTCGCCGCCGCAGCCGCCTGGACCAGCCGCGGACGGATGCCTGCGGCGGCCTCCAATCCGTGCGCCTGGAACTGCCGGATGGCGGCGGCGGACGTTGGCGCCCGCACCAGTGTCGCCAACCGCAGCTGGCGCGTCAGGGCGAGGTCGTAGGCGGCGCCCTCAGCCACCGCGATGCGAACCCCCGGCGCGTCGAGCTCGGCCACCGAAATGAAGGGCGCCTCCTCACGGACGAGATAGGTCCCGTCGATGAACACATAGGGCGCCGTGAACGTGGCCAGCGCAGCGCGCTCCGGCTCAACCGCGAGGAAGGCCACGTCCCAGGCGTCGTGCGCCAGGCCGGGGATAATCTCGCCGCCCGTCCGGTAGATGACCAGTTCCAGCGGCAGACCCAACCTGCGCCCCAGTTCGCGCGCGAGATCGACGCTCACGCCGGCGGCGCCCTCGATCAGGTCGCTGCGCGCCAGAACGACATTTCCGAGGTTGATCGCCGCGCGCAGCACGCCCGTTGGTGCGAGCGCGGCGGCGACAGAGGCGTCAGACGGGGCCATCCGGTCTCCTTTTCGGCTGTCCTCAGCGTCCTATTCAGACAAATTGAGGGACACTCCCGCGAGGGTGTGCTTCCATCCTGCACCGAGACCCTACCGCATGCACATCCTCGTCCTGCCCGGTGACGGCATCGGACCCGAGATCACCGAGGCCGCCCTGACGGTCCTGCGGAAGCTCGACGCCCATCTTGCCCTCAGCCTTACATTCGAGCAGGCCGATATCGGGCTGGCCAGCCTGAAGTCCCGCGGGACGACCTTGCCGGCGGACGTGCTGCGGCGCGTGCCCGAAGCCGACGGGGTCATCCTGGGCCCGGTGTCGCACTACGACTATCCCCCGCGGGCCGAGGGAGGCGTGAATCCCTCGGCGGAGCTGCGGACGGTCTTCGAACTCTATGCCAACATCCGCCCCTGCCGCTCGCGCACCGACCTGACGGTCCTGCGCAAGCCGATGGATCTGGTGATCGTGCGCGAGAACACCGAGGGCTTCTACGCCGACCGCAGCATGTTTGCCGGGCCGGGCGAGTTCATGCCTGATCGTGACAGCGCCTTCGCGATCCGCAAGATCACCGCCAATGCATGCTCGCGGGTGGCGAAGGTCGCCTTCGATCTCGCGCGGGAGCGCCGCCGAAAGGTGACCGCGGTGCATAAGGCGAACGTGCTCAAGCTCACAGACGGCCTCTTCCTGCGCGAGGTCCGCAAGGTCGCCGAGGCCTATTCGGACGTGACCCTCGACGAGGTCATCGTCGACGCCGCGGCCGCCCTGCTGATCCGCAGTCCCGACCGGTTCGACGTCATAGTCACAACCAACATGTTCGGGGACATCCTTTCGGACGAGGCCTCGGAACTGACCGGCAGCCTGGGGCTGGGAGGCTCGATCAACGCCGGCGACTTGGTCTGTGTCGCCCAGGCGCAGCACGGCTCGGCGCCCGACATCGCCGGCCAGGACGTCGCCAATCCCGTGTCGCTGATCCGGTCGGCCGCCATGCTGCTGGACTGGCGCGGACGACGCGACGGCGAGGCCAGGCTGATCGCGGCGGCCCATCGGCTCGGGGCTGCCGTTGAGCGGGTGCTTGATCGGCCGGAGGCGCGGACTCGGGACCTCGGGGGATCCGCCACAACGACTGCGTTCGCGCGCTCCGTCGCCGAAGCGCTGGAAAGTCTACAATGACCCCGGCGCAGCCCTCTTGGCCACCTTGCAACGGCGCTCAGAGATCACATCCTGCGGTAAGCCGGCCCTCCGCGCCTTGCAGGGACTTGCCCGGATGGGCATCCCAATGACGTCTGCAAAGCAGGTGCATGAGACGGCCACAACTGGCTTCGGCGCAAGCGCCGCGGCCTATGCGATGTCGAGGCCAGGCTATCCGGCGGAGATTGAGGCGTGGCTGACGAAGGCATGTCGGCTGTGGTCAGGTCGCACGGCCGTCGAGATCGGCGCGGGCACCGGCAAGTTCACGGACCGGCTGATCGAGACCCAGGCGCGGGTGATCGCGATCGAGCCGGTGGCCGCGATGCGCTCGGAACTGATCAAGCGGCATCCCGATGTCCAGGTGTTGGATGGATCGGGCGAACGCATTCCGCTTCCGGACGGCATTGCCGACGCCGTGCTCTGCGCCCAGTCGTTCCACTGGTTCGCCAACGCCGGGGCCCTCACCGAGATTCGCCGGGTGCTGAAGCCGGGGGGACGGCTGGGTCTTGTCTGGAACCTGCCCGACGTCAGGACCGCCTGGGTCGCCCGCTGGCAGGCGATCCTCGTGCCTTACGAAGGGGACGCGCCGACATTTCGCAACAGCCTGTGGCGGGCGGCCTTTCCGGCTGACGGCTTCGGTCCCCTTGAGGAAGAGACTATCGCGCATTCGACCCGCACATCGCCTGAGCTGGCGATCGTCCGCTTTGCGCTGTCGCTCAGCTACATCAATGTCCTCCCAAAGGCCGAGCGCGACGTGGTGGTCGCGCGGCTCAGGGCGTTGATCGAGAATGATCCCGACCTGCGGGGGCGGGACGAGGTGACCGTGCCTTGGCGCACCCTGGTGGCGTCTTGCGCCAGCCTACCGCCGGTTCCTTGACATCACTGCCGATGAGCTTGGCGACCCGCGGAAGTTCTGAGCGGTGGCCGCGAGGAGGAACTCGTCTCGGGCTCCGCAGGGGTCGTGCAAGGGGCTCTCAAGCCGTACGACGTCGCTTGTTCGATAGTCGGTGTGAACAGGCAATAACCGATGCTGTTCTTGCGTCATCCCCGGGCGACACCATGCTCTTCGTCGATGCGCGTGGTGACGCCAGTTGCAATCACGGTGCGGGTGGCGTCGATGGAGGCATAGGTCCAGTAGATTCGCGTGCGCGCTGTATTCGAGGGATTTCGGAAGCGGTGGGGCGTTCCCGCGGGAATCCACGTGGTGTCGCTGGCTCTGAGGTTATGCTCCGTCCCATCGATTTCGGCGACCGCCTCTCCTTCCAGGACCAGCACGGTCTCCTCGCAGTTGTGAATATGCAGGGCAATCGCGGCGCCGGGATCGAACTCCGTAATGCCGCTGAGCGTCTTCGACGAGCCGATGCGGGCGCTGACCAACGGTATCGTCCGCGCCCCGCCGCCGCGTTCGCGGGGGATGAGGGTGGCGGGCCGCAGAATCGCCGGCACGGAGCTCCCTACTTCATTCATTGCGCGACCTCTTGAGCAACGGCGGGCGCTGGACGGGCCACCCAAAGAGTCTTCCACTGCGATGGCTTCATAAACAGGCTCCTGGCCGCCAATCGGCCCAGAGCTTGATTGCGCGAGAATCACCAAGCCCTTGAACTGCCAAAGTAGTGCTTGAGCGCGCAGTCATTGAAAAGACGGGTGCACGCGACCGGGATTGAACCTGTACCCACACCTCGGTGTGAACGAAGCGCCCTAGCGTTCGCTGACGCCGCGAACCAGCCCCCAGTGCCGCGAACCGCCCCTAACTCCGGGGCCGTTTGCACCAGAAAGGGGTGGCGAGAGGACCTGACGTTGTCGCGGCGTCGCTATCCCCTTTCCTTGAGCAGCGTAGGCGACAGCCAAGTCTCCGCGACAAGCAGTCGTCGGGGGAGGGGCGATGTGACGCGTTCCACAAGCTCCATCATGAACATCATTGGCGCTCTGCAGAGCTTGTCCTGCAGCTCAACTGAGCCGCAAGAGCAGACTTGTCGAAGGTCAGGGTAGGATGGGTTAGCGGACTTCGCGGATACCCTTGACCAGCAGCCAAATCCCGAGGGGTACCTCGTAGAAGAACATCGGCGCCATATAGAGCATACCGACCGCCCCGCGGATTTGGGGCAGGACCATCAAGGCCAGCGGCACGAGGGCCAGCAGCGACGAGGCGAAGATTCCCCAGGCTGCGAGCAACTTCGGGATGTAGCCCGACTTCAGCCAGAGCCAGGCGAATACCGCTTGGCCCAGGCCGAGAAACACCCAGCCGAAGCTCATCGTGTCCGCTCGTACGCCGAGTAGCAAGCGGGCTAGAGTCTGTAATTGCTCCACGTCGAAGGACTGCAGGTAGGGAGCGCCGCCGAGAAGCCGCAGCGCGGCGAAGAGTGCGACGGTGCTCATGGCCAAGACCACCGCATCAGCCACCCGCAGGAACGCCCCGAAGGCGGCGAGGCCGCGGTTGATCGGTCGCAGCACCACGTAGAGCGCGGCCGCGATGGCCACGTCGCTGACAAAACAGACGAGGTCGGTGACCGCCGCGATCCGCACCAGTTGCTCGGATGCCACGATGCTGCGGGCGGTCGCACCGACGTCGTCCGAAATCTCGATCGCGCCGAGGCCGACGAACTCCGCGAATATAGAGCTCGCCATTGCCAGCAGCAGGATGGCGCCGGCGATTTGGGCGGCGGTGCGCTGGGAAGGCTGGACGGGAGGGCCGGGCCGGCTGGCGGCGCCAACAGTCGCATCTCGCATCACGCAACGGCCTCTCGGCTCAGGTCAGGGCGGCCGGCGTCAGCAGCTCTTATGAGCGGCAAAGAACCATGGCAGCGTCCTGCGTGCTGCTTAATCTCTTGTAACTCTTGAGGGCGTGGCTGGTGAGCAATCGTAGAGCTGGTTGAACTTGGCTCGTAGCTGGTCCCTGAGCTCGGCCGCCTAAATGGCCTCCGGGGAGGGCCTCAAGGTCCGGTTGTGGCGCACTCCAGACTTTATTCTGCGGCTCGACGTGGCAGCGAGAGCAGACTTCCCGAATGTCAGGGGAGGGTGGCTAGCGGACATCCGGATTAGTCCACCGGGGTGACCTTGGTCTTATGGCTGAGGCTGGCCTCTATCGCATAGCCGCTGAGCGCCAGTAGGTGCTCAGGTTCTGCGTACCAATAGAATTTGGCGCCGCCCAGCTGATCTTGCAGGGCGTTCGACTGTGCTTCGTAATCACCCGCAAAGTTCACATCCATTGCGCGGTTTTCGTCTCGGCCGATCACCGCCACGAGCACGAATCCGTCTTTGGCGGCTTCCGTTTCCATGGCTTCAACTGCCCCTACGGAGGTGAAGCTGAAAACAACACCACGATTGGATTTGACGTAGGCGCTCATCCTCATCACCACGGCGTCTAGAGGACACGGCGTCTAGAGGAAGAGCTTCCACCTACACCGAGATGTCTGCAAGGGGTCGGAGTCGG encodes:
- a CDS encoding transporter substrate-binding domain-containing protein → MAPSDASVAAALAPTGVLRAAINLGNVVLARSDLIEGAAGVSVDLARELGRRLGLPLELVIYRTGGEIIPGLAHDAWDVAFLAVEPERAALATFTAPYVFIDGTYLVREEAPFISVAELDAPGVRIAVAEGAAYDLALTRQLRLATLVRAPTSAAAIRQFQAHGLEAAAGIRPRLVQAAAAATGLRVLPDSFSRIEQGMALPGDRPLAARYLWDFVEAVKANGFVEDALARHAQNGVAVAPPQARRD
- a CDS encoding isocitrate/isopropylmalate dehydrogenase family protein; the protein is MHILVLPGDGIGPEITEAALTVLRKLDAHLALSLTFEQADIGLASLKSRGTTLPADVLRRVPEADGVILGPVSHYDYPPRAEGGVNPSAELRTVFELYANIRPCRSRTDLTVLRKPMDLVIVRENTEGFYADRSMFAGPGEFMPDRDSAFAIRKITANACSRVAKVAFDLARERRRKVTAVHKANVLKLTDGLFLREVRKVAEAYSDVTLDEVIVDAAAALLIRSPDRFDVIVTTNMFGDILSDEASELTGSLGLGGSINAGDLVCVAQAQHGSAPDIAGQDVANPVSLIRSAAMLLDWRGRRDGEARLIAAAHRLGAAVERVLDRPEARTRDLGGSATTTAFARSVAEALESLQ
- a CDS encoding DUF4386 domain-containing protein, translated to MRDATVGAASRPGPPVQPSQRTAAQIAGAILLLAMASSIFAEFVGLGAIEISDDVGATARSIVASEQLVRIAAVTDLVCFVSDVAIAAALYVVLRPINRGLAAFGAFLRVADAVVLAMSTVALFAALRLLGGAPYLQSFDVEQLQTLARLLLGVRADTMSFGWVFLGLGQAVFAWLWLKSGYIPKLLAAWGIFASSLLALVPLALMVLPQIRGAVGMLYMAPMFFYEVPLGIWLLVKGIREVR
- a CDS encoding class I SAM-dependent methyltransferase, translating into MTSAKQVHETATTGFGASAAAYAMSRPGYPAEIEAWLTKACRLWSGRTAVEIGAGTGKFTDRLIETQARVIAIEPVAAMRSELIKRHPDVQVLDGSGERIPLPDGIADAVLCAQSFHWFANAGALTEIRRVLKPGGRLGLVWNLPDVRTAWVARWQAILVPYEGDAPTFRNSLWRAAFPADGFGPLEEETIAHSTRTSPELAIVRFALSLSYINVLPKAERDVVVARLRALIENDPDLRGRDEVTVPWRTLVASCASLPPVP
- a CDS encoding cupin domain-containing protein, whose protein sequence is MPAILRPATLIPRERGGGARTIPLVSARIGSSKTLSGITEFDPGAAIALHIHNCEETVLVLEGEAVAEIDGTEHNLRASDTTWIPAGTPHRFRNPSNTARTRIYWTYASIDATRTVIATGVTTRIDEEHGVARG